The nucleotide window taaacttatCCTAAAAACCACCCGTGGAcgctttgttaaaaaagaacTGATTTAACCCTATTTcaacaaccgtccatggacgactAAGGGAAAACGTCGGTTTTGCGTAAaaacgtccatggacgcttacgcaaaaatcgtccattttcaaccgtccatggacgatccgcgGATTGCGTCGTGTCCAGGTTTTACCCAGTCCCAAGATACTCTAGTTTTTCCTGTTGTATGGTTGCGGTTGAAAGGCCGAGTGACACTTGCTTTAACGAAAAAATACTGATAAATAGCATGTTCatcattattttgttgttgtagcACAAGGAGAGGCTTTTACTAGTAGGCCTACCTATGATTTgtgtaagtttttatttattattgcattttgtttgattCATTGACTGAACACAAGGACAACCCTATCTGACACAACCAGGCCTTGATAACTGTTGCAATCTTTTGGATAATTCTTTGGAGTGGGATTAAGGCTCCAGTTACCAGTACGGTAACCCACTACTAGTTGACCAGTGGAAAAGTGTTTAACCTTCTGTACTAAATGAACAAGAATGGCAATATGGATAAATCAAATAAAGCAACCCATAGAAAGTTTctatgaaacaaaaaagtacCAATCTCTTCTTGAAAATGCATATGATCTGAAGACATTAATCTTACACTGTTATGGCTTGCCTGGCGCAGGAAAGTCAGAAACCTTGCTGAAACTTGGAGCCATATTTCCACATAGGTTTACATCAGAtgataaaactataaaatggCAGTTAAACTTCAAGTCTAGTAGTGATGATGAGCGGAAAGAGCTAAAACAGCTTTTAGATGACATGAGGGCAAATTCCTATTTTCAAAATGACATCAAGTATCAGGAAATTATTAGAGGCATGGCAAATAACATTGCTGCCCCCTTTGTGGATGCACTGCAAGATTCGGGTGCTCATATTTTGCTAATCATTGAGGACAAACGTTGTGACACTAAGTTTCTGACCGACCTCATAAGATGTGTTTCAAATCGTCAACccacacaaaacaaatttcacatTTATATGGCAACTCGTAAAAAATCTGCAGTGAGCAACTACATAGATTTATCGCAATGTCAACACACTATACAGGAAGAAATAAACGGGTTCGATCAAGAAGAAGGAATACGCTTTCTTCTGCAAGATTTTTCCGGTCTCCAAAGCTTACAGGTTGACAGAAAACCTGCAAAAGATTTGTTTCATAGATTTAGTGGCTCTCCGCTGGCACTCCAAATTGCCAAAGCTTACtgcaaaaaaaatcttgtaaCTTTGTCTGATTATCTTGAATACCTTGGTAAAGGATTGATTGGGAATGATGCCAAAGTCTTGGAAAAATATACTAAATCAACTATAGCAATTTTTGATGCCATAACAAAGCCTTTTGAAGTGCAAGAAAATTTGAACAAGGGTGCCATGGAAATTATGCTTTGGAAAGTTCTGTCCTGTTTGTCATACTTACACCATGATCGCATACCCCGCTCTATCATTGAGCGTTTATGTCAAGCATTTAGATCCACAGAAACCGATACAGTTGATCTTCAAAATAGGATTGACTCAGGAGAAATAATTACAAAGCTAATGGATTATGCAATGTGTAGCTTTAATATTACAGAGGGTCTTGTAACTTTTCATGAAGTAATAATGCATGCAGTGAGGCTCGCTCAAAGCAGAAATGGTCTAAAAGAGTTTAATGCCCTAAATTGTCTTGTATGTGTATTTTCTGGTCTTATTGTAAAAGATTTAAGACAAAAAGATACCTACTTTAAGATGTCGCAATTGATTCACCATGGACAAGTATTACTTGACAATGTGAACCAGAACTTGTCTTTGTcaaaaggaaatttttttgaaCATTTGTTAGTAAGAATGGTCGTTAGTCATCTTTATGAAACGTTTGGAGCAATCTTTTTGACTAGATCCGACGCAGTTCACAACCTAAGTGAtagatattttgaaaaagcttaCAAGATCATTTGGAATGACAACGACGATAACGACTGTCTATTAAAACCTATGGAAAGTGGTAGAACATTAGAAGAAATAGCTCATCGTGTTGTTGAACAATGCTATGAAGCTGGAAAGGAACTTCCACCTGAATTTATCACCAAATATGAGTCAAATATTCTTAACTTGAAAGATTGtggtaaaaatgaaataaattttttgaagaaaaactgGACCCTAGACTCGTTCCAATTTGACAATATTGTTGAGCCTTCAACTACAACAACTAACACTTGTGACCAAATCAAACATCTCCGAAGAGGTGGTTTGTTCCTAAAAGAGTTATGTCAACAGAAGGTGTTCTTTGCTGAGAGACTGGCTTCTATTTTACATAGTTGGAGCCGTGTTATTCTATATAAAGACTGTCCAGACGTAGAAGCCAGTGACATCTACCTGTGGAGATCTTCTCTGGCTAGAGCCATATGTGTAAAATGCCGTGAAATTCATAGAATAACTCTTCTTACAGAATATATAACGATACCATCGGGTAAAATTCCAATAACCCTTAAAACCAAAAAGAGCGTTAGTGAGTTGTACAAGGTCAAAAGGTTCTGTGAAAAAGCACTTGATGCAAACAATGAGGGTGCCAACATTGAAATGTATGACCATGGATTAAAGAAAGAATACTATGGTGCAGCGCATCCCTTGAAAAGGATATCAATGTTGGGACATTTAGTCAGAATTTATTCAAGGCTTGTAAAGTGTGAGAGTGAAGATTTCAGAGAAATGGGAAACAAACAGTGTGCTATTCTTCTAACGATGGCAAATCAATACATCAATGAATTAGCTAATGCTTGGATGTGGATTATTCATTGTGCCAAATACTATGCAGGTAGTGGACAACTTACAGCATCGTTAGaatgttacaaaaattactttagTCACAGACAACACATTAAAGAGTCATCTTCATACAATGGGCACTCATGGGCTGTATACAATTTTGCCAGAACAGTCCTAGTCGGAAAATGTCTGAAGTATCGAGATGAAGCAAAGACAAAATGTGTAGAAGTTCTTCAACGTTCTGAAGAAATTTCTCCAGAAATACGGcataaaattcaacaaaatttaaaatgcttaGATCAGCTTACTTTATAATCACTGATTGATTTTTACTTGTCGTCTATTAGGAACGTATACATTGTGGTTTTTTACTTGCCAAATATTTGCAACAACTTTCAGAGACTGGCCTAACATTCAGCAATTGGCAATAGTTAATTTTACAATTCCTAATACTACTCGTTAATTTACTTACGCCTTTCACTATTGTATGGATGGAGATGCATTTTTATAACTAGGACAGAATAATAACACTGTACCGCCAGaataagtttgaaatatttccatCGAAccaattgttaaaaattaatcgAATTCATCATTTTCTGTATCTTTTCTATACTTAACTATATATGATCTTGGTCATACTCCaatagtttaattttgttcTCATGTTGATCTTATTCCTTAgatgatattattttattatataactCACCATAACAGGTGGCAATTTTATACTCTTCAATGAATTTATACCTCTATGAGCTATGTTTTACTTCTGTTTTATTTCCATTCAATTTCGTTTCACATTCTAAGTGCCGTTATAATAAAGCTTTAGATgcattttctttgctttttgaGATATTATATTATCATCAATTTTGGCATTTTTGCATATCATGTTTTCGATACAtcatttatttcttcattGCTTCTGGGGAAGCGAGAAATAGTTTTTCTTGTCCAGTTTTACGTTGTCTTCAAGGTGTTAAATTTGTCGGccaatatttttcaaagtttttgcacTGACCTGTTTTGCATTAAATTGCTTGTTTTTATGCACCTGTAACAGGCAGTATGTTTCAAATACtttagcaaatatttttgtcgtgttttggttaagttcatGTATGCGAATCATGGCACTCGTTTGTTGTAATAAAATCATGTCAACAGTCGATCTTGCTCCAAGTCAGTGCCTCATAATGTGGTCATTCTACTggagcagtggttcttaaactgagGGGCGCGAAAAATGACGACTCTGTATGAGTTATGAACTTATGACTAAACATGCTTTCACAACCAAGGTGGACTGTTTCATTGGATGCTTTCACTGCTGGATTGATTACTTCACAACGAACCTCAATGGCTGTCGGTCGATTTGGTTTCCAAAAAGTGGCCCATTGATAAAAGttgcaaataaattattgGTTTTGGATTTTGCAACAGGATGGGGCGCAAGTCTGAAAAAGTGTTGAGGTAAGTTAATGcatgtttttttataaatacagCCTACCCAGgcaaagtttttataaaaaatacaagCATTTGGTGACCTTAATAGCCAGCAACGTTTATTTACACTCGATCCTAGGTATCTCCAGTGAAAAGActatatttatgaaaatacaatacaggGTATTGCCCATTGCATTGCCTTTTTTATGCTAAAATCCAAAACATTCTTACTTTCTCACATAATTCGAGTCCCCAACTAGCAGATTGCTAAACATAACTTAGCCTGATATCCATATAGGCAATACCGCgatactatagtaccgaattactgtatcTCGTTACTTTTTCGGTACCGATATaggtaccgtcggtacttttgaaaaaagtatggAATCTccgtaccgaattacttttttcaagaaagttcggtcggtcccggtactctgTACTTTTCACGCGATAATTTCGAAACtttaacaaatatgtttttaaaaatacatgttaaataatccttaatactaattttaggaacttttgatcttttttaatctagaaatgtcaagtaaaaatgCAAgtgattaacgtcacatatgttttgatctggagtaacctttaccggggcataatagcggcaaacattggatttgcagcagcatctttaaACACATAAAATACCGGTACCGaactaattttttaaaatagtaacGTCAAGGGTGTGTTGCAGGAAAACCAAGAAATGGGTGctcaaaattttctttcgttAGTATTTTTCAAACTCGCATTAATGTCCATTCATAACAAACAGTAAAAGCTACAAAATGCTTCGTGCTCTGAGGAAAACCGTTTCCAGCTGTGATAAATTTATCACTCTAAGAAAGTGGTAAAAACCCGTAATCCGTAAGTAAGTATAAGTATAGTATATATAAGTATAAGTAAGTACCCGTAAGTATCCATAATCATGACGATATTAAACCAGCTAATgggaaaaaaatgcaaaaaggaTATTTAGATAAATTGATACaccaaaatatttccattttgtTAGAAGTCTAAATCGGTGTTGATGAACAGTTTCAAAACCGGgattgaaattaaacaaatcaaaagCGTATGTTTCGGTCAGAGGAGGCACCATAAGACAAGCTCGAGGACCAGGCTCGAGCGAGCTCAATTCAATTCAAGTtgtaaaaaggtttttattagTCTGAGGTTAAAAACAtcaataggcctaccatatcaTACAAAAAGCCTTCAGTCGTAAAACTAAACTTATTACTCTGGCGGCATTTGCGAAACGGTCAAATCGTAAAAATAATACTTTATTACAAACTTGTAAGCTAACGAAGGCAACTTCAAAACGTAATAAGTCATTGGTTAATCTGTTGTTAGTTTTTCGATGGAAACACAAAAAGGCAGATACAATTGGTGACGCGGTAAGTGAAAGATGAGAAGCCCTTTGTTTCATCAAAGGAAAACATCTCCCACCGTTCTGCGAAAAAGGTATCGTGGGGTTGGTGTCGCAACTTCGTGATGACGTTGTTGCGCTATGCTAAAGTTTCAGTACCGTAGTAGCTGTATTGTAAACAACCCTTGATTGTAAAGCGCATCTAAAAGTGcagaataatttaattaatgtaAGCCGCATCTATACGTGATTTGGCGTTCGATCGCTTACGCCTTACGCCATCAAACATTTAGATACGTCGTCTGACACTTAAAATGTTTAGTCCGCACAGAACAATTCACACTATAACATCTGCgattgcaaaacaaaagttatcGTTTTACCCACAGACAGAGCGCTAGCACCGAAGAAAAATCTCGTTTAAACCAACGAACGGGTTAAAGGAGTTTTGTTAAAGAAGTAAAGccaattaaaaaactttatgctTCGCTACAATCGAATAACTACCTATGTGGTAAAGTGTACAACCGTTTTGGGCGATCTTTCGGTTCCGCATTTAACCTTTATCGTGAGGTCCCCTTTGTTTGAACAATGTGGTGTTGTCGAATAATGTCCTATGCTTGATCGAGTTTCATTGCGTCGATCTTTTACCGCTACAGCTTTCAGGCAAACAGTATGAAGTCAACTTTAACGGGGCAGGCTCAAGTAGTCGAGGCTTAATCTAAACATCAATATTATGCTACTATTATGTTATGAGTGTTGCTTAAAAGCCGTAACTTTCAGTTAGCAAGTTGTACTTCAACAGTAGACTAGCGTCAGACTAAGAGTAGATCATACATATAACAACAGCTGAAAGGTATCACAGAGTCAACAATTTCATAAGGAGAgggaaataataataatattattaccGGTTCAGTAGTCTGGTTAAGTAGTAGTCAAAGCATGAACTCGCAGTTATGCGAATTGAGCTTAATGTCGGACCGCGCAGGATTGTCATTGTCTTGGCCACTATCACTATCGATGGACAGCTCACAAATCGGGCTGCTGTAGCATAAAGTTGCGGTAGCCTACGTGGAACTCAGTTTCACTACAGCTATTTCAATAGTTCgttttataataataaaaatttttgtccgTGAATTTGCTTgcaaattaaactttaaaaaacattcgTTCTTTGGTTAAACCCAAAGTCTTGCAGTCAACATTAAATATATTAAACGGTACCGTTCACATTTAACCTTCGTGGCTACATCCTGTTTGGTTTGGGAGAGACCAGCAAAAGATATTGCAATTTATATTAACCTGTGTCGTTGCGCTAGCGTCAGATTTAAAACTTCATAGTTACAGACACTGACAATTTGCAGAGCTGGGCAACCGATCTTATAAAAAAGAAAGAGCGCATTCGTTTTGCTCCTCACGCTACCGTTCTTTTcagcaattaaaaaatattttcgctCCGGCCCATTTTCGAAAATCAATCACATtcgtatgttgcaaatttgacTGTAAAAACATATGTCTAACTGTAGCCTAATAATTGCTCatcattatttgttgtaaatgacAGAAAATTTCATGGAATCCgatgtttaaaagtttttatcacGCCTGTCAAAAGCAAGCAATAGAGTGAATAGACGGATAGACTCCATTCAATATTCAATACAGTATTAAGAACCTTCTAGAATTGTAGATGCCGACGTTCAAAAATTCAATATTCTTCACTTTCGTGGCATATATCAGTTAAGTTATTAAATAACAACACTGTGAAGCAAATGACGATCCTATGATGACAACTCGGCACATCACATGCTTAATGTTCCGTGTTGTAACTTATTGACATTAACTTTTAGTGTCAAAAGTTGTGCGTGCAATTATTCTCAAAGCAGTCATTTTTATTCACTACATAAACTTTTAGTCTTATAGCAGTCCAAAAactcaaaaaaaatattaatctaATCATTCGtattttatccattttatgtGTTCGTGCAGCGTTGTCTGCATAAAAGAGCGATGAGTGAATAACCCTTGTGGTTCCACTCTTACACAGCTCTGCCAATCCGCACAAACATATTTCACCATTAACTTGATACTAATGCAGTACACTATAGTGTACATAGACAttatttgcaatgtaaatacTTCATAAACAAGGTCCTTTCAATATGACAAGAAATTGCATTTTAAAACCGCAGCTTTTGGAAAAACCACTTCTTCTCCGTTTTGTAGCGCTCTTCAAACTTTGCTTTCACCTCCCGCCTGGCTTTTCTTCAGCCTGCTGCGTCTTGGAAACCTTTGACAAACTCTTCGAGTTAAGTCCAATTGTAAACACTACTGATTCTTAGATACATAATTTGTAACAACAGTGAACAGCAGATTTTCTGTAATGGTAGTATTTATTCCTGTTTCATAATTTATAAAACGACATATGGTTATGAAATGActtatttataattaattgacTACTGTTGTATTTGCTTGTTTCATTTCACAGCTACTGGTTTTATTGAAATAGTAAAAGTGATATACATGGAAATATAGGCATCAAGTTTCCCGATTTCTCATCGCAAAATTGTACTGTTCTAACAAAATGTCAATTTATCGTGTGCAACAACCTACAGCAAATTTTCTGGCCACAGAACAGTTTAATACTATCCTTGGACACGCTCAAGAAAATAGCTGTTGTATTCTGCACTGTCATGGATTTCCCGGAACAGGAAAGTctcaaattttgcttaaacttGCTGAATTATTTCCATACACGGAACAGAAAAAACCTTCTGTAAAATGGAGTATGCATTTAGATAACAGTGGTACCAACCTTAAAGTACAGTTTAAGATGCTTTTGGATCGCATGCATCAACTTGCACTCATATCTACTGGTGCAGATTACTATCAAGAGATTGTGGAAAGCATAGATGAAAACGCCAGCCGTCCTTTTCTTGATGCCCTTCATAGCTCTAAAATTCCAATTCTAATACTTATTGAGTGCAAGGTAAAGCTTTCTTCAGAGCAAAAGAAATTCCTAAAAGATTTTCTTCTTGCTGTTGGCAATGACAGCATGTCCAATGGTCAAGGAAAGGTACATATTTATATTGCCAGTCACAGAAAGTCTGATATTTTTGAGCATCAAGAGTATTACCACATACCCTGTTATAAAATGGAGTTGGTAAAAGGTTTTGAAATCAACGAAGGAGTCAGATTTCTACTCGATCAAGAGGATAACCCAAATGAGGAAATTAAAAACGCCGCAAATGAGCTTTCACAAAAATTCAGCGGTTCTCCATTACGACTTCAACTTGCAAAATCTTACTGCAGGAGGAAAATTATCGACTATGCAGACTACTTGCATATTCTTAGTGTCGAGTTTGATCACGGACCCATGAATATACCAGATGATCCTGTGAAAGACATCACTACTGGAGTTTTGGAAGCAATTACACTACTCTATCCAATAAACAGAAGATCTGAAAAAGATGCTGTTCTTGCTTGGAAGGTTCTGTCATGTTTATCTTATCTCCACCATGATTGCATTCCAAAATTTGTTGTGGAAAGATTTTGTCAAGAGTTACGTGATGATGCAGGAAGGTTTTCAACAAACCGTGATGTTGAGGTTTTTAACAAGCTGGAAGCCGGTAACATCATCAGATCACTGCTGGATCAAGGATTGTGCAACCAGAATGACGAGAATGAGATAACATTTCATAATATCGTGATGCAAGCAATACACCGAGAGCAAATGAATCGGCCAGGTGAAGAAGGTTTCGATCCATTGAAGGAAGCAGCTTGTATCATAGCTGGCTTTGTAACAGGTGATTACCGTGAGCAAAGTGTCAAAAGTAACATGTGCAAATTGTTACCACACGGAAAGGTTTTGCTTCAAAACCTTGAAATCAAAAAAGATCAATATAACGGAGCAGAGGCATTGATGATGTCAATGATCATGAGTCATCTGTATGAGATATTTGGATCAATCTGGCTCGCTCCATCAGATCGTTCATTCCATAAATCAACATGTGACACCTACTTCAAACGAGCAATAATCCAAATATGGACCCACAAAGATGCACACTATTCTCTCATTTCAGACAGCTACACTGGATCATTGGCAGTAGATGAAATTGCCAACTTTGTTGTAGACGAGTGTGAAGAAGAAGCTATATCTCTCCCTGcagattttgttcaaaaatatgAAGCGAGTGTTTTAATACCAGATGATGCAAAGCTAAACTTTTTAAAGGACAAACTAAGTCAGAATACTCAACAGTTTGTCAAAAATTGCCTAACATCACTCACTGCAAATTTCCAACTGGTTGCTAAGCTACGGGATGATAACGTGTTTTTGAGTGAGAGTAAACACAGGAAGATATTCTTTGCAGAAAGGCTTGCTTCCATACTGCATTCCTGGAGTCTGGTGTACATTTACACCGATGAACATACTTTGGAATCTTGGAAACAGTACAACTGGCGCTCTGAAATGGCCACTGCAATATGCCGTAAATGTCGTGAGAAGCATGGAGTTCGACTACTGACGGAGCATATCACAACAACATCCTGGTCTATTCCAAGCACACTTAAGGCAAAAAAGAACAGTTGTCAAGATTTACTTCGTCTAAAAGAGATGTGTGAGAAACAGCTTGACAAAGAATGTGAAGAGCACTACTTGGACATGTACAACCATGGTTTGCAGAGTGAATTTTATGGGCCTTGGAAAATATACAAGCAGATATCTATGCAAACATTTCTGGTGAGAATTTATGCAAGACTCCTTGGCGGTCAAGAAAAGGACCAACAAATCAAACAGCTGGCAGATAAGCAATGTTCCGATTTGGTGAAAATGACAAAAGAAAAGCTTTCACAATTGTCTTATGCGCCAGCAAGGTTgatatattgtgcaaaatacTATGCTGCTACCAAGCAGTTTCCAGAAGCTCTTGAGTGTTACAAGCTTTACTTTGAGGCAGCTAATACAGATGATCAAACCCCAAAAGATCCATGGGCGGTCTGCAATTATGCTCGTACAGTGTACCATGGCAAAATCTCTTCCAAAAAAGATGATGCTATCAAGCAATGTGAAAATGTACTGAACTCTAATGTAATCTTCCCTGGAATACTGCATGCCAAGCTTAAAGATGTGCTCAAAAAACTGAAGGAAGACTTAAATTCATAACCTGTTTTAGCACTAATAGTACTACCAGTATTAATAGTACTGTTATCAGTAATATTATTAAGGGTATGCAAACTAACTATTTATTGAACAAGAATACAACTGAACTTTACAAGTATTTCTACAGCCAAGTTCAAACTAGGATTGAGAAAGACTGTCGGATGCAGTCAAGCTGTTTGATACCGCATGCACTAGCTTATTAAAGGGGCATTGTGCCATGCCCCTTCACAAACACAATTTTGGGCACCATAGGCGTTTTTATGTCTTTCTTCCTTTTTGGTCATCACATTTTCTTATACATGCTTACATATCAGCTTTTTCCTAGGAAAATATATTCAATAAACATGAGTTAGACAGCATGAAAATATTGTACACCATAAATTACAAGCTATTGTATGtataatattaaaatacatttcaGTTAATGTTGTTTTATAATGTTTTGACATAGAAAGGTATAGCTAATTGCATATcgacaataataataaattatataattCCAACGCTTCTATTACTCTCAAGGCATAAGCTGTCCGACCATGCCGGTAGCTTTGAAAAACTTGCATAAAATTTCCTGGCAAGAATTCATGCGGTGAGCCCCGTATTGTggttgtatttatttcatcGTGATATATTTTTCAAGAGTTAGTGATTAAAATGCTGGCATTGGCTGTATATTGCAATTTCATTTACGCACTATAATTCATTCTACTAAAACTCAGTCCAACGAtcgttgttatttttctgactCAAGATGACATTGTACATCAATCTGTTTTATAATAATCATAAAATCAATGTCAACATTTGTGTTTATTGTTGTCAAGCCTAAAAGACAGCCGACAGTGACAGTCAAGCAGAATTCAACTTGACATAAATCTTGCAAGCGGTCGGGCTTATACCAGCAGTCAAACATAAAGACAAATAAAATGCAGTGACTGCTACGCAACGTCTGCAATCAGGCTATAGCAAATCAGTATGGGCATTTAAACTATTAAAGACCTTTTGAGAATTAGCAAACTTTGCTCAGAACTAACCTTTATCCATGTGCTGCAATTCGTAACTAGTTCAACTACACACCACCTAACTGCTACAAAGTGTAAAAATCTTGATCTGCAAATTGTTTGGGCTCCGCGAATTTTACAGGACAGTGATTATTTCACCGACAGTAGGTTATGTGGCCAGAAGTTAAAGATAgacggttaggttaggagaattggTATCCAAAATCttgattataattattcaAGGTATAATTGGAATTAGGTTTAGACTGGAAAGTAGTTTTAGGCTGGGTTTAGTTTACTATGTTATTAATTTtcgttaggttaacaaaaaactatgaaaaaaaaaGCTTTGAACGTACGATTTTTTCAGGTATAACAGTGACAGCCATTTTGCATGTTTGCAAAATAGCCACAggcagaaattaaaaaactccCACTATGACTATAGGAAGAGTATATGTTTCAGAAAAGAACcaaaatctttgtttatttctttatgtAGTAAA belongs to Clavelina lepadiformis chromosome 6, kaClaLepa1.1, whole genome shotgun sequence and includes:
- the LOC143461916 gene encoding uncharacterized protein LOC143461916 codes for the protein MSIYRVQQPTANFLATEQFNTILGHAQENSCCILHCHGFPGTGKSQILLKLAELFPYTEQKKPSVKWSMHLDNSGTNLKVQFKMLLDRMHQLALISTGADYYQEIVESIDENASRPFLDALHSSKIPILILIECKVKLSSEQKKFLKDFLLAVGNDSMSNGQGKVHIYIASHRKSDIFEHQEYYHIPCYKMELVKGFEINEGVRFLLDQEDNPNEEIKNAANELSQKFSGSPLRLQLAKSYCRRKIIDYADYLHILSVEFDHGPMNIPDDPVKDITTGVLEAITLLYPINRRSEKDAVLAWKVLSCLSYLHHDCIPKFVVERFCQELRDDAGRFSTNRDVEVFNKLEAGNIIRSLLDQGLCNQNDENEITFHNIVMQAIHREQMNRPGEEGFDPLKEAACIIAGFVTGDYREQSVKSNMCKLLPHGKVLLQNLEIKKDQYNGAEALMMSMIMSHLYEIFGSIWLAPSDRSFHKSTCDTYFKRAIIQIWTHKDAHYSLISDSYTGSLAVDEIANFVVDECEEEAISLPADFVQKYEASVLIPDDAKLNFLKDKLSQNTQQFVKNCLTSLTANFQLVAKLRDDNVFLSESKHRKIFFAERLASILHSWSLVYIYTDEHTLESWKQYNWRSEMATAICRKCREKHGVRLLTEHITTTSWSIPSTLKAKKNSCQDLLRLKEMCEKQLDKECEEHYLDMYNHGLQSEFYGPWKIYKQISMQTFLVRIYARLLGGQEKDQQIKQLADKQCSDLVKMTKEKLSQLSYAPARLIYCAKYYAATKQFPEALECYKLYFEAANTDDQTPKDPWAVCNYARTVYHGKISSKKDDAIKQCENVLNSNVIFPGILHAKLKDVLKKLKEDLNS
- the LOC143462874 gene encoding uncharacterized protein LOC143462874 — its product is MAIWINQIKQPIESFYETKKYQSLLENAYDLKTLILHCYGLPGAGKSETLLKLGAIFPHRFTSDDKTIKWQLNFKSSSDDERKELKQLLDDMRANSYFQNDIKYQEIIRGMANNIAAPFVDALQDSGAHILLIIEDKRCDTKFLTDLIRCVSNRQPTQNKFHIYMATRKKSAVSNYIDLSQCQHTIQEEINGFDQEEGIRFLLQDFSGLQSLQVDRKPAKDLFHRFSGSPLALQIAKAYCKKNLVTLSDYLEYLGKGLIGNDAKVLEKYTKSTIAIFDAITKPFEVQENLNKGAMEIMLWKVLSCLSYLHHDRIPRSIIERLCQAFRSTETDTVDLQNRIDSGEIITKLMDYAMCSFNITEGLVTFHEVIMHAVRLAQSRNGLKEFNALNCLVCVFSGLIVKDLRQKDTYFKMSQLIHHGQVLLDNVNQNLSLSKGNFFEHLLVRMVVSHLYETFGAIFLTRSDAVHNLSDRYFEKAYKIIWNDNDDNDCLLKPMESGRTLEEIAHRVVEQCYEAGKELPPEFITKYESNILNLKDCGKNEINFLKKNWTLDSFQFDNIVEPSTTTTNTCDQIKHLRRGGLFLKELCQQKVFFAERLASILHSWSRVILYKDCPDVEASDIYLWRSSLARAICVKCREIHRITLLTEYITIPSGKIPITLKTKKSVSELYKVKRFCEKALDANNEGANIEMYDHGLKKEYYGAAHPLKRISMLGHLVRIYSRLVKCESEDFREMGNKQCAILLTMANQYINELANAWMWIIHCAKYYAGSGQLTASLECYKNYFSHRQHIKESSSYNGHSWAVYNFARTVLVGKCLKYRDEAKTKCVEVLQRSEEISPEIRHKIQQNLKCLDQLTL